A window of Hemibagrus wyckioides isolate EC202008001 linkage group LG03, SWU_Hwy_1.0, whole genome shotgun sequence contains these coding sequences:
- the si:ch73-52p7.1 gene encoding uncharacterized protein si:ch73-52p7.1 yields the protein MTEMNLLGHMGAVALYCVLSLVMPAILRAEFTLASVSEHHIIICTCMQDLVACSIINSSECVCHNHPFSLLEHSDSPSTVTYKRLTVWYTSPLNVARLLNNSEVRHLALAKCNSAGGASLSVHYFTVRRLERLYVSYPFWMPGQNHDVVLGRDMGMPYHEEPRIAVIHTDVLVGKAELKAYTVKTVVDSNGLTPFPEMFMPMDELPEMSSIFVSFLY from the coding sequence ATGACAGAGATGAATCTTTTGGGTCATATGGGCGCTGTTGCTCTGTACTGTGTCTTGTCTCTGGTCATGCCGGCGATCCTGCGTGCTGAGTTTACTCTGGCCAGTGTGAGTGAGCACCACATCATCATCTGTACCTGCATGCAGGACCTGGTAGCCTGCAGCATTATCAACtccagtgagtgtgtttgtcacAACCATCCATTCTCCCTGCTGGAGCACAGCGACAGCCCCAGCACAGTGACTTACAAGCGTCTGACAGTGTGGTACACTTCACCACTCAACGTTGCACGCCTGCTGAACAACTCAGAGGTCCGCCACCTGGCTCTGGCCAAGTGCAACTCAGCAGGAGGTGCTTCGCTGTCTGTTCACTACTTCACAGTGAGGAGGCTGGAGAGACTGTATGTCTCATACCCATTCTGGATGCCTGGGCAGAACCATGATGTTGTGCTGGGGAGAGATATGGGCATGCCTTACCATGAGGAGCCCAGGATAGCTGTTATTCACACGGATGTGTTGGTGGGAAAGGCTGAGTTGAAAGCATACACAGTTAAAACCGTAGTGGACAGCAATGGCCTGACTCCATTCCCTGAAATGTTTATGCCTATGGATGAActtccagaaatgtccagcatatTTGTATCTTTCTTGTACTAA